From a single Candidatus Chlorobium masyuteum genomic region:
- a CDS encoding Wadjet anti-phage system protein JetD domain-containing protein, whose product MNWTTPAELKAQVQKLWDRGLLLSTFCGGEELFPCRLTLKGPDSRELSNSFSEVRDWIAQLSNATKHYRIVWRTLNHRILGANEIPSEIWIDTLDDALGLIGKRREAEQFAAQVALTRNCQPELLPWLAKRPLRALELAEEWPRLLDIVEWKRNNPRPGIYLRQIDLCGVHSKFIEGYRGVLGELFDLVLQPEEINATATGSGGFCRRYGFQDKPQRVRFRILDPELSILSTGTDQDITVTQATFAQLEIAATKVFITENEINFLAFPPVPAAMVIFGAGYGFENLAEVHWLHDRKIHYWGDLDTHGFAILNQLRKFFPHAASLLMDRETLMQHQTLWGTEPSPETGTLTRLTAEESTIYDQLRFDELGHHIRLEQEKIGFEWLVMALGKN is encoded by the coding sequence ATGAACTGGACAACCCCCGCCGAACTCAAGGCCCAGGTGCAGAAACTCTGGGATCGGGGCCTCCTGCTCTCCACCTTTTGTGGTGGCGAAGAGCTGTTTCCCTGTCGCCTGACACTGAAAGGGCCTGACTCACGGGAGCTGAGCAACTCATTTTCCGAAGTACGCGACTGGATTGCCCAACTCTCAAATGCAACAAAGCACTACCGGATTGTATGGCGCACCCTCAACCACCGGATTCTTGGAGCCAATGAAATACCGTCAGAGATCTGGATCGACACACTTGATGATGCTCTCGGCTTGATTGGCAAACGGCGAGAAGCCGAGCAGTTTGCTGCCCAGGTTGCACTCACCCGCAACTGCCAGCCTGAACTGCTCCCCTGGCTTGCAAAACGCCCTCTGCGTGCGTTGGAGCTGGCCGAAGAGTGGCCCCGCCTTCTTGACATCGTCGAATGGAAAAGAAATAATCCCCGACCCGGCATCTACCTGCGCCAGATTGACCTCTGCGGAGTACACAGCAAGTTTATTGAAGGGTACCGCGGCGTGCTTGGAGAGCTGTTCGACCTCGTGCTTCAGCCGGAAGAGATTAATGCAACAGCCACAGGCTCCGGTGGATTTTGCCGCCGGTATGGATTTCAGGACAAACCCCAGCGGGTGCGCTTCAGAATCCTCGACCCTGAACTGTCAATACTGTCAACCGGGACCGATCAGGATATTACGGTAACACAGGCAACTTTTGCCCAACTGGAGATCGCAGCCACAAAGGTCTTCATCACCGAAAACGAAATCAACTTTCTCGCATTTCCCCCGGTTCCGGCAGCAATGGTAATCTTCGGAGCCGGATACGGTTTTGAGAACCTCGCTGAAGTACATTGGCTCCATGACCGGAAAATCCACTACTGGGGAGACCTCGACACCCATGGCTTCGCCATCCTCAACCAACTGCGCAAATTCTTTCCCCATGCAGCCTCCCTTCTGATGGATCGTGAGACACTGATGCAGCATCAAACACTCTGGGGCACAGAACCATCCCCCGAAACCGGTACCCTCACGCGCCTGACCGCTGAAGAAAGTACGATTTACGATCAATTACGCTTTGATGAGCTGGGCCATCACATCCGGCTTGAGCAGGAAAAGATTGGATTCGAGTGGCTGGTTATGGCTTTGGGGAAGAATTGA
- a CDS encoding type II toxin-antitoxin system TacA family antitoxin — MSTNLKRKGMKEPVEAKARLEARITRTVHAQIKRAAEIQGRTVTDFVVYAALEAATKAIEEDSVILLSIEGQKAFAEALMNPPEPNAALRKAFESHSELFGQAK; from the coding sequence ATGAGCACAAATCTCAAGCGAAAAGGAATGAAAGAGCCAGTCGAGGCGAAGGCTCGCCTTGAAGCACGGATAACCCGAACTGTTCACGCACAAATCAAACGGGCCGCCGAGATTCAGGGGCGAACGGTAACTGATTTTGTCGTCTATGCTGCACTTGAAGCGGCAACGAAAGCCATTGAGGAAGATTCTGTTATCCTGTTGTCGATCGAAGGGCAGAAGGCTTTTGCCGAGGCCTTAATGAATCCTCCAGAGCCCAATGCTGCACTGCGAAAAGCTTTCGAAAGTCACTCCGAACTGTTTGGCCAGGCAAAATAA
- a CDS encoding GNAT family N-acetyltransferase, whose amino-acid sequence MSHPTFSVEPLNSNHVREGFNSGSEVLDNYFAVQVGQDIRRNITRCFVAIDNISQKIAGYYTLSAAQIPLPGLPEVITRKMPRYHAVTASRIGRLAVDSSYQGKRIGSALIADALLRSSTSSMAVYALLVDAKNEQAEAFYLHHGFIPCIDRLHTLFLPLSTISKI is encoded by the coding sequence ATGAGCCACCCAACATTTTCAGTGGAACCACTGAACAGTAACCATGTCAGAGAAGGGTTCAACTCTGGATCTGAAGTTCTCGACAACTACTTTGCAGTTCAAGTCGGCCAGGATATCAGGAGAAATATCACCAGGTGCTTTGTGGCAATTGATAACATTAGTCAAAAAATCGCAGGCTACTATACGCTTTCGGCTGCTCAAATACCGTTGCCTGGGTTACCTGAAGTGATCACCAGGAAAATGCCTCGCTATCATGCAGTGACCGCCTCAAGAATAGGGCGTCTCGCCGTTGACAGCTCTTATCAGGGAAAGCGGATCGGCAGCGCTCTTATCGCTGATGCCCTTCTCAGGTCATCAACTTCATCAATGGCAGTATATGCACTGCTCGTTGACGCAAAAAATGAACAAGCAGAAGCCTTTTATCTACACCACGGTTTTATTCCCTGCATCGACCGCCTTCACACTCTCTTTTTACCACTGAGCACCATCAGCAAAATCTGA